A single Bacteroidales bacterium DNA region contains:
- a CDS encoding GntR family transcriptional regulator, giving the protein MIEIGNYNKLKVVKEVDFGIYLDGGEAGEILMPSKYVPKGTKPDDEIEVFIYSDSEDRLIATTETPLAKVNEFACLKVKAVNKFGAFLDWGILKDLLVPFREQKADMVESFSYIVYIYLDEKTNRLAASAKVNKFLSSETPPYTENDEVNILIENKTDIGFKAIIENEFGGLLYQNEVFKDIEKGDRLKAFVKKIRDDGKIDLALQKSGYEQIDGISKNILQIIKDNNGFVGVTDKSSPELIKALFNISKKSFKKAVGTLYRQRIIIIEDDGISII; this is encoded by the coding sequence ATGATTGAAATAGGGAATTATAATAAACTGAAAGTTGTAAAAGAAGTTGATTTCGGGATATATCTTGACGGCGGCGAAGCAGGTGAAATATTAATGCCGAGTAAATATGTTCCGAAAGGTACAAAACCGGATGATGAGATTGAAGTATTTATTTATTCCGACTCGGAAGACAGACTTATTGCCACCACTGAAACTCCTTTGGCAAAAGTTAATGAATTTGCTTGTTTAAAAGTAAAAGCGGTAAACAAATTCGGTGCTTTTTTAGATTGGGGAATTTTAAAAGACTTGTTGGTTCCTTTCAGAGAGCAAAAAGCTGATATGGTTGAAAGTTTTTCATATATCGTATATATTTATTTGGATGAAAAAACAAACAGATTAGCTGCTTCGGCAAAAGTCAATAAATTTTTAAGCAGTGAAACGCCTCCCTATACTGAAAATGATGAAGTAAATATTCTTATTGAAAACAAAACAGATATAGGTTTTAAGGCAATTATTGAGAATGAATTCGGAGGTTTGTTATACCAAAACGAAGTGTTCAAAGACATTGAAAAAGGAGACAGACTGAAAGCTTTTGTAAAAAAAATAAGAGATGACGGAAAAATTGACCTTGCTCTTCAAAAATCAGGCTATGAACAGATTGACGGCATTTCTAAAAACATTCTTCAAATTATTAAAGACAATAACGGATTTGTAGGTGTAACTGACAAAAGCTCACCCGAACTGATTAAAGCTTTATTTAATATCAGTAAAAAATCATTTAAAAAAGCCGTAGGCACATTATACAGACAACGAATTATTATTATTGAAGATGACGGAATAAGTATTATTTAG